DNA sequence from the Nocardioides plantarum genome:
TCGACCTGCACGTTGCCGAGGACGGGCCCCGCGCGGTGCACGGTCTCGGCGGGGGTGCGCGGCTCGTTGCAGACCAGGTGGCCCAGGTCGAGGGTCACCTGCAGGTGTTCGGGGTCGCCGAAGCGGGCCCGCAGGTCGAGCACCTCGTCGAGGGTCGACAGGAACATCCCGGGCTCGGGCTCGACGCAGACCGTGACGCCGAGGTCGGCGGCGTCGTCGAGGACCGGGCCGAGGCCGTTGACGACCCGGCGCCACAGCACCGCGGCCCCCACTCCGGTCGGGGCGGTGCCGGACCAGCAGGAGACCGCCTCGGAGCCGAGCTCGTGCGCGATCCGCACGGCCCGGCGCAGCAGGTCGACGCGGCGCTCGCGGCCGTCGTCGCTGACCAGGGTCGGCTCGTGCTTGTGCCAGGGGTCGAGCACGTAGCGCGACCCGGTCTCCACGACCGAGGCCAGGTGGTTGGCCTCCAGGCACCGCCGGGCGTGGGCGATCTGGCTCGGCAGGTCGCCGAACGGGTCGAGGTGGGGCTGGTCGAGGGTCAGCCCGATGCCCTCGTAGCCGAGGGACGAGACCACCGCGCAGGCGTCGGCGAGCCGGTGTCCGGCGAATCCGTTGAGGCCATAGCCCAGACGCACGCTCATGTCGGGCTCACCGCCCGCGAGGCGCGTCGCAGCAACGGGCCGGCGCCGGCCACCGCGATCGCGGCGGGCAGCTGCCCGCGGGCCGCCAGCCAGGAGGCCTGCAGGAGCGTGAGGCCGCCGATGCCGGCGCCGGTGGCGGCCCGCACGGTCGGACCGTCGGGCTGGGCCAGGGCGCGGGTCTGGGCGCCACCCACGCGGGCGACGTACGCCGCGGCGAGGGCGCGTGCCGCCCACCGGTCGCGGGGGCGCGCCTCGGCGTCGCGGGCCGTCGTCGCCACGAGGAGCGCCGCGGCGGTGGCGGTGGCGGCCAGCGCCGTACGGACGGTGGCCTTGCCGGTGCCGTGGACCTCGCCGCGGCTGAGCAGCGTGACGCCGACGGTGTGCACCGCGGCGGCCGCCGCGGGCGCCGCGGCCGCGCCCGGTGCGGCGGCCGC
Encoded proteins:
- a CDS encoding sugar phosphate isomerase/epimerase family protein; its protein translation is MSVRLGYGLNGFAGHRLADACAVVSSLGYEGIGLTLDQPHLDPFGDLPSQIAHARRCLEANHLASVVETGSRYVLDPWHKHEPTLVSDDGRERRVDLLRRAVRIAHELGSEAVSCWSGTAPTGVGAAVLWRRVVNGLGPVLDDAADLGVTVCVEPEPGMFLSTLDEVLDLRARFGDPEHLQVTLDLGHLVCNEPRTPAETVHRAGPVLGNVQVDDMVRDVHEHLELGTGELDLDDVLGALVATGYTGLACVELPRHSHAAPAVAASTMVALRASLDRIGTPAAIPAAAGSAR